Proteins from a single region of Belliella baltica DSM 15883:
- a CDS encoding lysophospholipid acyltransferase family protein, protein MFLIKLISYLPLSILYLFSDLLYLIGYYGIGYRKKVIRENLLHAFPEKSVAERLEIERKFFRNLTDSFAEIIKMYTISKEELARRVQIENAHIPLDLIDKGEIVVGMTGHFFNWEMHLLHILANVSTKCEVVYLKVNSPFFEKLMKNIRGRFGGMLVERAAFQREYLRNRNNPRLIVLAADQRPTKAEIRYWAPFMNRETIFFEGAEKLAKRFNHTVVYSDVRKPKRGHYIFTYSLMDSPPYDHAAEHSITDEFIRRTEQTIRHSPSLYLWSHNRWKVSR, encoded by the coding sequence ATGTTCCTAATCAAACTTATTTCTTACCTTCCTTTAAGCATCCTTTACTTGTTTTCAGATTTGTTATACCTGATAGGATATTATGGGATTGGCTATAGGAAAAAGGTGATCAGGGAAAATCTGCTGCATGCTTTTCCAGAAAAATCAGTAGCTGAGCGATTGGAAATTGAACGGAAATTTTTTAGAAATCTGACGGATTCTTTTGCTGAAATCATCAAAATGTACACCATATCAAAAGAGGAGTTGGCAAGAAGAGTTCAAATCGAAAATGCACATATCCCTCTTGATCTCATCGACAAAGGTGAGATTGTAGTAGGTATGACGGGACATTTTTTCAATTGGGAGATGCATTTGCTCCATATTTTGGCCAATGTCAGTACAAAATGCGAAGTGGTCTATTTGAAAGTAAATAGCCCATTTTTTGAAAAATTAATGAAAAATATTCGAGGTAGATTTGGGGGAATGCTGGTAGAACGAGCGGCTTTTCAGCGGGAATACCTGAGAAATAGGAACAACCCACGCTTGATCGTCCTAGCTGCAGACCAAAGACCAACCAAGGCTGAAATCCGTTATTGGGCACCTTTTATGAATCGGGAAACAATTTTTTTTGAAGGAGCAGAAAAGCTTGCCAAGCGATTCAATCATACCGTGGTCTATTCAGATGTACGCAAACCCAAACGAGGTCATTATATCTTCACTTACAGCCTTATGGACAGTCCTCCATATGATCATGCGGCGGAACATAGCATTACAGATGAATTTATCCGACGTACCGAGCAGACCATCCGCCACAGTCCAAGCCTATACCTCTGGAGCCACAATCGTTGGAAAGTCAGTAGGTAA
- a CDS encoding 6-bladed beta-propeller, which yields MDNRFVIYILVFLWFSSSCNSSVEYDGAALSHFDISNASNKKSSDLEIVELVPLETTSENLMGMEFRVRINEDGFWVMNEDTKDAVHHFSLDGSYLGNNVVIGEGPNTLGNMFDFYPNPDGTLSVLSSIGQFSTIYSINKAGVTEKILEFEYPSSAFTKLNSENYLVYGGYNLPVITHRVIEVGNNNLTGRKFLENTYKNQMITMTERNFFKSTDELFVIESFDNIVKKYSNGNMISYLFVDFGKYNIPSKFWELDIMEGFEMINENGFASFHGVFADNENLLLSVFHQSREGVFKKLLFLNKPYDKGYSIEIRRDENNPFYQPIGIRDDRVLFITYRSILINYLKEKEESSTFLAKIPQNDFDYPVIVFSKTNF from the coding sequence ATGGATAATAGATTTGTTATTTACATTCTCGTTTTTTTGTGGTTTTCAAGTAGTTGTAATTCATCAGTTGAATATGATGGAGCTGCTTTGAGTCACTTTGATATTTCTAATGCTTCAAATAAAAAGTCTTCTGATTTAGAAATTGTTGAACTTGTCCCTTTAGAAACTACATCTGAAAACCTGATGGGAATGGAATTTAGAGTTAGGATAAATGAAGATGGCTTTTGGGTTATGAATGAAGATACTAAGGATGCAGTCCATCATTTTAGTTTAGATGGAAGTTATTTAGGGAATAATGTAGTTATAGGCGAGGGGCCTAACACTCTAGGGAATATGTTTGATTTTTATCCCAACCCAGATGGAACTCTATCAGTTTTATCATCAATTGGTCAATTCTCTACAATTTATAGTATTAATAAGGCAGGAGTTACAGAAAAGATTTTGGAATTTGAATATCCCTCTAGTGCTTTTACTAAACTTAATTCAGAAAATTATTTAGTTTATGGAGGGTATAACTTACCTGTAATCACACATAGGGTAATAGAAGTTGGTAATAACAATTTGACGGGGAGAAAATTTTTGGAAAACACTTACAAAAATCAGATGATTACAATGACCGAAAGAAATTTTTTTAAGTCAACGGACGAATTATTTGTGATTGAATCATTTGATAATATTGTTAAGAAATACTCTAATGGAAATATGATTTCATATTTATTTGTAGATTTTGGAAAATATAATATTCCTTCCAAATTTTGGGAGTTAGACATAATGGAAGGCTTTGAAATGATCAATGAAAATGGTTTCGCGAGTTTTCATGGAGTTTTTGCTGATAATGAAAACTTGCTTTTGAGTGTTTTTCATCAATCAAGAGAAGGAGTTTTTAAAAAGTTACTGTTTTTAAATAAACCTTATGATAAAGGTTATTCAATTGAAATAAGAAGAGATGAAAACAACCCATTTTATCAACCTATAGGCATAAGAGATGATCGAGTTTTGTTTATTACCTATAGATCTATTTTGATCAATTATTTAAAAGAAAAAGAGGAATCTTCGACTTTTTTAGCAAAGATTCCCCAAAATGATTTTGACTACCCAGTTATCGTTTTTTCTAAAACAAACTTTTAA
- a CDS encoding ATP-dependent helicase, which produces MDYLKGLNPPQKEAVEHTDGPVMIIAGAGSGKTRVLTYRIAHLIHAKGVDPFNILSLTFTNKAAAEMKNRIERLIGLEARNTWMGTFHSTFAKILRVEAEKLGYPSNFTIYDTDDSKSLIRSIVKEMKLDDKVYKPNTVLSRISGAKNRLISWEAYLNDPYIKADDESAMKPRMGEIYKTYQKRLFKSSAMDFDDLLFNTNILFRDHLDVLNKYQQRFKYVMVDEFQDTNLSQYLITKKLAAVHQNICVVGDDAQSIYAFRGADIQNILNFEKDYPDLFIVKLEQNYRSTKNIVQAANSIIAKNKAQLQKNVWTQNDEGDMIELIKASSDNEEGRVVATTIFEEKNNKKLNNSDFAILYRTNSQSRSMEEALRKMNINYKIVGGLSFYQRKEIKDLMAYMRFVVNRDDEEAFKRIINYPKRGIGDTTVEKMLVAAYEHDIPLWEVMTNATSFLSGRASNAVEDFTTMIKSFSIEVERKDAFEAATSISKQSGLLRDLYEDKTIEGLNRYENVQELLNAIKEYVDNPENEDKSLGAFLQEIALLTDNDRDKDTTDSVTLMTIHSSKGLEFKQVFVVGMEEDLFPSQMMMQSREDLEEERRLFYVASTRAMDKLYLTYALTRYRYGRLLNCEPSRFLEEVDPACIRVNKRMTAAPSGALRNEGSEGRNGFIGIKKNPSMRPQTTAKVHTPSPDFKPSNTNNLAESMLVEHPKFGFGKVLKIEIEGINKKATIQFENFGEKTLLLSFAKLRIID; this is translated from the coding sequence ATGGATTACCTCAAAGGACTGAACCCCCCACAAAAAGAAGCTGTAGAACACACTGATGGACCCGTGATGATTATCGCAGGTGCAGGATCGGGCAAAACCCGGGTACTGACTTACCGCATTGCGCACCTGATCCATGCCAAAGGTGTTGACCCTTTCAATATACTCTCCCTGACTTTTACCAATAAGGCTGCTGCCGAAATGAAAAATAGGATAGAAAGATTGATTGGCCTAGAAGCTCGCAATACCTGGATGGGGACTTTTCACTCTACCTTTGCCAAAATCCTCAGAGTAGAAGCAGAAAAATTAGGCTATCCATCTAACTTCACCATCTATGACACTGATGACAGCAAGTCACTCATCCGGTCCATCGTCAAAGAAATGAAGCTGGACGACAAAGTCTACAAACCAAACACAGTACTTTCTCGGATTTCCGGAGCAAAAAACAGACTGATCTCTTGGGAGGCCTATCTCAATGACCCATACATCAAAGCCGATGATGAATCTGCCATGAAGCCTCGTATGGGAGAGATCTACAAAACCTACCAAAAGCGCCTTTTCAAATCCTCTGCCATGGATTTTGATGATCTGCTGTTCAATACCAACATCCTTTTTAGAGATCACCTCGACGTACTCAATAAATACCAACAGCGCTTCAAATATGTGATGGTGGATGAGTTTCAGGATACAAACCTCTCCCAATACCTCATCACCAAAAAACTTGCTGCTGTCCATCAAAATATCTGTGTGGTGGGCGATGATGCACAAAGTATTTATGCCTTCAGGGGCGCGGATATTCAAAACATCTTGAATTTTGAAAAGGACTATCCTGATCTTTTTATAGTCAAACTAGAGCAGAACTATCGCTCTACCAAAAACATCGTCCAAGCTGCCAACAGCATCATTGCCAAAAATAAAGCTCAACTTCAAAAAAATGTCTGGACTCAAAACGACGAAGGCGACATGATCGAACTGATCAAAGCGAGTTCTGATAATGAAGAAGGACGTGTGGTAGCAACGACGATTTTTGAAGAAAAGAACAACAAAAAACTCAATAACAGCGATTTCGCCATTCTCTATCGAACCAACTCTCAATCGAGATCGATGGAGGAGGCTTTGCGCAAAATGAATATTAACTACAAAATTGTCGGTGGACTTTCATTTTACCAAAGAAAAGAAATCAAGGACCTGATGGCGTATATGCGCTTTGTAGTCAATAGAGACGACGAAGAAGCTTTCAAAAGAATAATCAACTATCCAAAAAGAGGAATTGGAGATACAACGGTAGAGAAAATGCTCGTAGCTGCCTACGAACATGATATCCCACTATGGGAAGTCATGACCAATGCGACTAGTTTCTTATCAGGAAGAGCTTCCAATGCAGTGGAAGACTTCACGACCATGATAAAGAGTTTCAGTATAGAAGTAGAACGCAAAGATGCTTTTGAAGCAGCAACATCTATCTCTAAGCAATCGGGTTTGTTGAGAGATTTGTATGAAGACAAGACCATCGAAGGGCTAAACCGTTATGAAAACGTCCAAGAATTACTGAATGCCATCAAAGAATATGTGGACAATCCTGAAAATGAGGACAAATCTCTAGGAGCATTTTTACAGGAAATTGCGCTTTTGACAGACAATGATCGAGACAAAGACACTACTGATTCGGTGACCTTAATGACTATCCACTCTTCAAAAGGCTTGGAGTTCAAGCAGGTATTTGTAGTGGGTATGGAAGAAGATCTTTTTCCATCGCAGATGATGATGCAAAGCAGAGAGGATTTAGAAGAAGAAAGACGGTTATTCTACGTCGCTTCGACTCGTGCCATGGACAAGCTATACCTCACTTATGCACTCACACGCTACCGCTATGGAAGATTGCTGAATTGCGAGCCTAGTAGATTTCTCGAAGAAGTCGATCCTGCTTGTATCAGAGTAAACAAACGGATGACAGCAGCACCTTCAGGAGCGTTGAGAAATGAAGGAAGTGAGGGAAGAAATGGATTCATTGGAATCAAAAAAAATCCATCCATGCGTCCACAGACCACGGCCAAAGTTCACACTCCAAGTCCGGATTTTAAGCCTTCGAATACCAACAATCTTGCAGAAAGCATGTTAGTAGAACATCCAAAATTCGGTTTTGGCAAGGTTTTGAAGATTGAAATAGAAGGAATCAATAAAAAAGCCACGATACAATTCGAGAATTTTGGAGAAAAGACTTTATTACTTAGCTTTGCAAAGCTCAGAATAATAGACTGA
- a CDS encoding DUF4290 domain-containing protein, protein MKLNERNKHTVILKEYGKNIQRLVTHIASLEDRERRTQSAYTLVEIIKQLNPNLKLESDQKIWDDLYIMSDFTLEIDGPYPMPEKELLGKKPLPIGYPIGEVKFKHYGRNIEKLIEKAVEIEDDEEQEAAIIYIGQLMRSFHSTWNRDNFDDQIILDDIKTLSKGKLHIDLEKVKEMGLFETNTRRDFKIPIEAENTGNNRRNFSGNNRRRNNNNGGHSKKRR, encoded by the coding sequence ATGAAACTAAATGAAAGAAACAAACACACAGTTATTTTGAAAGAATACGGAAAGAATATCCAAAGATTGGTCACGCATATTGCTAGCTTAGAAGATCGTGAGAGGCGCACTCAAAGTGCCTACACACTGGTAGAAATCATCAAGCAGCTCAATCCAAACCTGAAATTAGAAAGTGATCAGAAGATTTGGGATGATTTGTATATCATGTCAGATTTCACTTTAGAAATTGACGGTCCCTATCCGATGCCGGAAAAAGAATTGCTTGGCAAAAAACCACTTCCCATTGGTTATCCAATTGGAGAAGTGAAGTTCAAGCATTACGGCAGAAATATTGAAAAGCTGATCGAAAAAGCGGTAGAAATCGAGGATGATGAGGAACAAGAAGCTGCGATCATTTACATTGGTCAGCTGATGAGAAGTTTCCATTCCACTTGGAACAGAGACAATTTCGATGATCAGATAATCCTTGATGATATCAAAACACTTTCAAAAGGGAAGTTGCATATCGACCTAGAAAAAGTAAAAGAAATGGGTCTTTTTGAAACCAATACAAGAAGAGATTTCAAAATCCCAATCGAAGCTGAAAACACTGGAAACAACAGAAGAAATTTTAGCGGAAATAACAGAAGAAGAAATAACAATAACGGAGGTCACTCCAAAAAACGTCGATAA
- the murA gene encoding UDP-N-acetylglucosamine 1-carboxyvinyltransferase, whose amino-acid sequence MSSFRVKGGLKLKGEITPQGAKNEALQILCAVLLTPEKITINKIPNIRDVNKLIDLLSDMGVKVDKTGPESYTFKADQVDLKYLDTEDFLQKASALRGSVMILGPLLARFGTGRLSKPGGDKIGRRRMDTHFTGFQKLGAEFHYDNKREIYHIDGKNLKGAYMLLDEASVTGTANIVMAAVLAEGKTTIYNAACEPYLQQLCEMLNRMGAKITGIGSNLLNIEGVKSLKGTEHTLLPDMIEIGSFIGLAAMTQSEITIKDAQIHRLGIIPDTFRRMGINLEFRGDDIYIPAQKHYIIDTFIDGSILTIADAIWPGFTPDLLSIVLVTATQAKGTVLVHQKMFESRLFFVDKLIDMGAQIILCDPHRATVIGLDRKYPLRGIRMTSPDIRAGVALLIAALSAEGTSVIDNIEQIDRGYQYIDQRLNALGADIVRID is encoded by the coding sequence ATGTCTTCATTCAGAGTAAAAGGTGGATTAAAGCTCAAAGGGGAAATCACTCCTCAAGGAGCAAAAAATGAAGCGCTTCAGATTCTTTGCGCAGTGTTACTTACACCAGAAAAAATCACCATCAACAAAATTCCAAACATCCGCGATGTCAATAAGCTGATAGATTTGCTTTCTGACATGGGTGTCAAAGTAGATAAAACTGGACCTGAATCTTATACTTTTAAGGCCGATCAGGTAGATTTGAAGTATTTAGATACGGAAGATTTTTTACAAAAAGCTTCAGCTCTCAGAGGTTCTGTAATGATCTTGGGGCCACTTTTAGCAAGATTTGGAACAGGGAGATTATCTAAGCCAGGAGGTGATAAAATCGGAAGAAGAAGAATGGATACGCACTTTACTGGTTTTCAGAAACTGGGTGCAGAATTCCACTATGACAACAAAAGAGAGATTTACCACATCGATGGCAAGAATCTCAAAGGTGCTTACATGCTCCTTGACGAGGCATCGGTAACAGGAACTGCAAATATTGTGATGGCGGCAGTTTTGGCAGAAGGCAAAACGACAATTTACAATGCAGCTTGTGAGCCTTACTTACAACAGCTTTGCGAAATGCTGAATAGAATGGGTGCTAAAATCACTGGTATTGGTTCGAATTTATTGAATATCGAAGGGGTAAAATCCTTGAAAGGAACGGAGCACACGCTACTTCCTGATATGATTGAGATTGGTTCATTCATCGGTTTAGCAGCTATGACCCAGTCTGAAATCACCATTAAAGATGCTCAAATACACAGATTGGGAATTATTCCAGATACATTCCGACGAATGGGCATCAACTTAGAATTCCGAGGAGATGATATTTATATTCCTGCTCAAAAGCATTACATCATTGATACTTTTATTGATGGTTCTATCTTGACGATAGCAGATGCAATTTGGCCTGGATTTACGCCGGATTTGTTGAGTATCGTCTTAGTAACTGCCACCCAAGCAAAAGGAACTGTTCTCGTTCATCAAAAAATGTTTGAAAGCCGCTTATTCTTCGTCGATAAACTCATAGACATGGGCGCACAAATTATTCTTTGTGATCCACATAGAGCTACTGTTATCGGTTTGGATAGAAAATACCCACTGAGAGGAATTCGAATGACTTCACCGGATATCAGAGCGGGTGTTGCACTTTTGATCGCTGCGCTTTCTGCTGAAGGTACGTCTGTCATCGATAATATCGAGCAGATCGACCGAGGTTATCAATACATCGATCAGCGTTTGAATGCACTAGGAGCAGATATTGTGAGGATTGATTAA
- a CDS encoding IS1595 family transposase has product MNILKFEERFPDEESCISFFKAKREQEGVVCKKCEEKEHYWLHSKSMFQCKSCGFRTSLKSGTVMENSNLSLRKWLMAMTFFSATKQGFTALELQRQMGFTRYQTVFDLCHKIRVIMGKRDDQYKLEDMVEYDEAYITKSTSAQKKKNLNRGRGTQQKSTVAVMAESTILEDPKTKKLTKSCRYFKMKKIEDLKAKTAEKLIKDFINKDAVLQTDDSTTYAKFEDFVDVHVTELSSTKEGRFNLKWAHTAISNLKSDLRKYKMISERRLQNYIDEFCYKLNRRYFGERLFDRLIIASIQPYWQSSG; this is encoded by the coding sequence ATGAATATTTTGAAGTTTGAAGAGCGCTTTCCAGATGAAGAATCCTGTATTAGCTTTTTCAAAGCTAAACGAGAGCAGGAAGGCGTGGTTTGCAAAAAGTGCGAGGAAAAAGAGCACTATTGGCTCCACAGTAAAAGTATGTTTCAATGCAAAAGTTGTGGATTCCGTACCAGTTTGAAAAGTGGAACTGTGATGGAAAATAGCAATCTGTCACTTCGTAAGTGGTTGATGGCCATGACCTTCTTTAGTGCCACTAAGCAGGGGTTTACCGCTCTTGAACTCCAGCGACAAATGGGGTTTACTCGCTACCAAACCGTCTTTGATTTATGCCATAAGATTCGTGTCATAATGGGTAAGCGGGATGATCAATATAAGCTCGAAGACATGGTAGAATATGATGAAGCTTACATCACCAAGTCAACCTCAGCCCAGAAAAAGAAGAATCTCAATCGGGGCCGAGGAACTCAGCAGAAGTCCACAGTGGCTGTGATGGCTGAATCAACCATTCTTGAGGATCCTAAGACAAAGAAGTTAACCAAAAGCTGCCGCTACTTCAAGATGAAGAAGATTGAGGACTTAAAGGCTAAAACGGCTGAGAAACTTATTAAAGACTTCATCAATAAAGATGCTGTTCTTCAAACCGATGATAGTACCACTTACGCTAAATTTGAGGACTTCGTGGATGTCCATGTCACCGAATTATCTTCAACAAAAGAGGGTAGATTCAACCTTAAATGGGCTCATACAGCAATCAGTAACCTCAAAAGTGATCTTAGAAAGTATAAAATGATATCAGAAAGAAGGCTTCAGAACTACATCGACGAGTTTTGCTACAAACTAAACCGAAGATACTTTGGAGAAAGACTCTTTGACCGACTTATTATTGCTTCTATCCAACCCTACTGGCAAAGTAGCGGATAA
- a CDS encoding M20/M25/M40 family metallo-hydrolase, protein MKKLITLFIFIISYQISAQQLDDTERKLIEAIDRNYHETVKLLEETVNINSGTFNLEGVRAVAKVYEREFAKIGFQTEWITLPDSLRRAGHFVATRKGSKGKKLFFIGHLDTVFEKDMPFYPFEMVDEYTAKGQGANDMKGGNAMIFATLKALYDLGLLEDRTITVYFTGDEENSGKPSWVSRLDFVERAKQHDIALGYETAQGFNIATVARRGASGWTLKTTGRQVHSSGVFKENAGYGAIYEAARILNEFRVQLSDEQYLTFNPGQFIGGSDVSYNAETGKGEALGKTNIVSRETFVTGDLRFLGEPQKEAAREKMRNIVSQSLNRTTAAIEFEDGIPSMPPTEGNLALVDILNQVSLDMGYGEVNAGDPGSRGAGDISYVAEYLDCIDGIGASGSGAHSPAETINMKQYPDLIKRSTLFVYRLLK, encoded by the coding sequence ATGAAAAAGCTGATCACCCTCTTCATTTTCATTATTTCATATCAAATTTCTGCGCAACAACTGGATGACACCGAACGGAAGCTAATTGAAGCAATTGACAGAAACTACCATGAAACTGTAAAACTTTTAGAAGAAACTGTCAATATCAACTCTGGAACTTTCAATCTTGAAGGAGTCAGAGCTGTAGCCAAAGTTTATGAAAGGGAATTTGCAAAGATCGGTTTCCAAACAGAATGGATCACCTTGCCTGATTCACTTAGAAGAGCTGGGCATTTTGTAGCAACTCGAAAAGGATCAAAAGGTAAAAAACTTTTTTTCATTGGTCATTTGGATACGGTTTTTGAAAAAGACATGCCTTTTTATCCTTTTGAAATGGTAGATGAATACACTGCCAAAGGACAAGGAGCCAATGATATGAAAGGTGGCAACGCCATGATTTTCGCTACTTTAAAAGCACTTTATGATTTGGGATTATTAGAAGACCGAACGATTACAGTTTATTTCACAGGAGATGAAGAGAATTCAGGAAAACCAAGTTGGGTGAGTAGGCTGGATTTTGTAGAGCGGGCAAAGCAGCATGATATCGCCCTAGGCTATGAAACTGCCCAAGGATTCAATATCGCCACAGTCGCTCGAAGAGGAGCTTCTGGGTGGACTTTGAAAACCACGGGTAGGCAAGTTCATTCTTCAGGTGTTTTCAAAGAGAATGCAGGCTACGGAGCAATTTACGAAGCTGCAAGAATTTTGAACGAATTCAGAGTTCAACTCTCAGATGAACAATATTTAACCTTCAATCCTGGTCAATTTATCGGCGGCTCGGATGTCAGCTACAATGCAGAAACTGGAAAAGGAGAAGCTTTGGGTAAAACCAATATTGTCTCCAGAGAAACTTTTGTAACGGGAGATTTGAGATTCCTAGGTGAACCACAGAAAGAAGCCGCAAGAGAAAAAATGCGAAATATCGTCAGTCAAAGTTTGAACAGGACAACTGCAGCAATCGAATTTGAAGATGGAATACCTTCCATGCCACCGACAGAAGGGAATCTAGCTTTGGTAGATATCTTGAATCAAGTGAGTTTGGATATGGGATATGGAGAAGTAAATGCAGGTGATCCTGGCTCAAGAGGAGCTGGAGATATTTCTTATGTCGCTGAATATTTGGATTGCATTGATGGAATTGGTGCATCAGGATCAGGTGCCCATTCTCCAGCAGAAACCATCAATATGAAGCAATATCCTGATTTGATCAAAAGAAGTACATTGTTTGTTTATCGGTTGTTGAAATAA
- a CDS encoding alpha-amylase family protein, whose protein sequence is MKNSLTKFSLALTLASCIFACNYQSKSTESEQQMEEMHKVVVYQVFTRLFGNTNTTNKPWGTLEENGVGKFSDFTDKALQEIKDLGVTHIWYTGVPHHAVIRDYSEIGISNDDPDVVKGRAGSPYAVKDYYNVNPDLANDPTKRLEEFEALIARTHQQGMKVLIDIVPNHVARHYEGKNNPEGVRDFGADDDLTVEYKRDNNFYYIPGKAFQVPEPLNDYKPLGGENHPLSDGEFEENPAKWTGNGSREAQPYLHDWYETVKINYGIKPDGTKDFPELPVQFREETHQAHYEFWQDKDVPDSWKKFRDIALYWTKKGVDGFRFDMAEMVPVEFWSYMNSAIKMENPDAFLLAEIYNPREYRNYIQLGKMDYLYDKVELYDTLKNIMQGRGSTDNLISIQQGLSDISGHMLHFLENHDEQRIASPEFVGKAEFAKPAAVLSATIDQAPMMIYFGQEVGEPGAENAGFGTASRTSIFDYIGVPHHQRWMNEGEFDGGQLSPAEKDLRDFYKRLLNFSIKSPAMAGNYAEIHSFNRTNTEWYNDRVYSYVRWSHDQQLIIVTNFDKSDSFGFELQIPASIIKAWGLEDGEYELEEKLYGKAKTKLHVSTGQAKIRVDLKPLESWILEIK, encoded by the coding sequence ATGAAAAATTCATTAACCAAGTTTTCATTAGCCCTAACTTTGGCATCTTGTATTTTTGCTTGCAATTATCAGTCAAAATCTACAGAATCCGAACAACAAATGGAAGAAATGCATAAAGTAGTCGTATATCAGGTTTTTACTCGACTTTTTGGAAATACCAATACCACCAACAAACCTTGGGGAACCTTGGAGGAGAATGGTGTCGGTAAATTTTCTGACTTCACTGACAAGGCGCTTCAGGAAATCAAAGATTTGGGTGTAACCCATATTTGGTACACAGGTGTCCCACATCATGCTGTCATCAGAGACTATTCTGAAATCGGGATTTCAAACGATGACCCCGATGTAGTTAAAGGTCGTGCAGGTTCGCCCTATGCTGTCAAAGATTATTACAATGTCAACCCCGACTTGGCTAATGATCCTACCAAAAGATTGGAGGAGTTTGAGGCGCTGATAGCAAGAACACATCAGCAAGGAATGAAAGTCTTAATTGATATCGTACCCAACCACGTCGCCCGTCATTATGAAGGAAAAAACAATCCTGAGGGAGTGAGAGATTTCGGAGCAGATGATGATCTCACTGTGGAATACAAGCGAGATAATAATTTTTATTACATCCCAGGCAAAGCATTTCAAGTCCCTGAACCTTTGAATGATTATAAACCTTTGGGAGGAGAAAATCATCCTTTATCAGATGGGGAATTCGAAGAAAACCCTGCAAAATGGACAGGAAATGGCTCTCGAGAAGCTCAGCCTTACCTTCACGATTGGTACGAAACTGTAAAAATCAACTATGGTATCAAGCCTGATGGCACAAAAGATTTCCCAGAACTTCCTGTACAATTCAGAGAGGAAACACATCAAGCACATTATGAATTTTGGCAAGATAAGGATGTGCCAGATTCTTGGAAGAAATTTAGGGATATAGCACTTTACTGGACTAAGAAAGGTGTAGATGGTTTCAGGTTTGACATGGCGGAAATGGTTCCAGTTGAATTTTGGAGCTATATGAATTCCGCCATCAAAATGGAAAATCCTGACGCTTTCCTCCTTGCAGAAATCTACAATCCTAGAGAATATAGAAACTACATTCAACTAGGGAAGATGGATTATCTCTATGATAAAGTTGAACTCTATGACACACTCAAAAATATCATGCAAGGTCGTGGATCTACGGATAATTTGATATCCATTCAACAAGGTTTATCTGACATCAGCGGGCACATGTTGCATTTCTTGGAAAACCATGACGAACAGCGCATCGCAAGCCCTGAGTTTGTTGGAAAGGCAGAATTCGCCAAGCCTGCAGCGGTACTTTCTGCAACAATAGATCAAGCTCCCATGATGATCTACTTTGGACAGGAAGTTGGCGAACCTGGAGCTGAAAATGCTGGTTTTGGAACTGCAAGCAGAACTTCTATTTTCGATTATATTGGTGTTCCCCATCACCAAAGATGGATGAATGAAGGGGAATTTGATGGAGGACAACTTAGTCCAGCTGAAAAAGATCTCAGAGACTTTTACAAACGCTTACTCAACTTTAGCATCAAAAGTCCTGCAATGGCTGGAAACTATGCTGAGATTCATTCCTTTAACAGAACAAATACAGAATGGTATAATGATAGAGTTTATTCTTATGTAAGATGGTCACACGATCAACAATTGATCATTGTGACCAATTTTGATAAATCAGATAGCTTTGGTTTTGAATTACAAATCCCCGCCAGCATCATCAAGGCTTGGGGATTGGAAGATGGTGAGTACGAGCTTGAAGAAAAACTCTATGGCAAGGCAAAAACCAAACTTCATGTATCTACTGGCCAAGCAAAAATTCGAGTTGATTTAAAGCCTTTGGAAAGCTGGATTTTGGAGATCAAGTGA